The genomic interval TCTTGCTCCTTCTCCTCTTAAGATAACAGCAGGGTATTTCATTGTTAATTTAGAACCAATATTACCATCGATCCATTCCATAGTAGCATTCGCATCACAAACAGCACGCTTTGTAACTAGATTGTATACGTTATTTGCCCAGTTCTGAATCGTCGTATAACGGCAATATGCATCTTTTTTAATAATGATTTCAACAACCGCACTATGAAGAGAGTTAGTTGTGTATACTGGTGCTGTACATCCTTCCACGTAATGCACACTTGCACCCTCATCCACGATGATTAACGTTCTTTCAAATTGTCCCATATTTTCAGAGTTAATACGGAAGTACGCTTGTAATGGCGTATCCACTTTAATTCCTTTTGGAACATAGATGAATGATCCACCAGACCATACAGCTGAGTTTAAGGCAGCAAACTTATTATCAGTAGGCGGGATAACAGTTGCCCAATGCTCACGGAAAATATCTTCATTTTCTCTTAATGCAGAATCCGTATCTTTGAAAACAATTCCCATGTTCTCTAAATCTTCCTGCATATTATGGTAAACAACCTCTGATTCATACTGTGCAGATACACCTGCTAAGTATTTTTGTTCAGCTTCTGGAATACCAAGCTTATCAAATGTTTGTTTAATTTCGTCTGGTACTTCATCCCAAGATCTTTCTGTTTTCTCTGATGGTTTTACATAATACGTAATTTCATCAAAGTTTAAAGCAGATAGATCGCCACCCCATTGTGGCATTGGCATTTTATAAAAATGCTCCAATGATTTCAAGCGGAAGTCTAACATCCATTGTGGTTCAGCCTTCATTTTTGAAATTTCTTCAACGATTTCTTTCGTTAATCCACGTTTAGAACGAAAGATAGAAACGTCTTTATCTGAAAATCCATATTTATAATCCCCAATTTCGGGCATCTTTTTTGCCATTTCATTTTCCTCCATTCTACATGCAACCTTGGTGGCACATTACGAATCTAATCCTTCGTTTACCCCTTTTTCCATAGCTTTCCAAGCTAATGTTGCACATTTAATTCTTGCGGGAAATTTACTTACACCTTGAAGTGCTTCAATATCCCCCATGTCTATATCATCAGCGTAGTCTTTTCCTTGAATCATCTCAGAGAATGATTCAGACATTTTTAACGCCTGCTCTACTGTTTTTCCTTTAATTGCTTGTGTCATCATGGATGCAGAAGACATGCTAATGGAACATCCTTCCCCATCAAATTTCGTATCTACGACAACCCCATCTTCAATTTTCATTGTAAGAAGTATACGGTCCCCACAGGTTGGATTATTCATGTTAACAGTCAAGCTTCCTTCAAGAACACCTTTGTTCCGAGGATTTTTATAATGATCCATAATAACACTTCTATAAAGTGAATCTAAGTTATTAAAAGACATCGCTAAAATACTCCTTTGTTTTGCCGATCCCTTCAACAAGCTTATCAATATCTTCTTCCGAATTATATAGATAAAAACTTGCACGAGCGGTTGCAGAAACATTTAGCCATTTCATTAATGGTTGTGCACAGTGATGTCCTGCACGTACAGCAATTCCTTCAGCATCTAACACAGTTGCAACATCATGTGGATGAACATCTTCAATATTAAACGTTATAACACCAGCGCGGTTATTTGCGTTTTGTGGACCATAAATAGTTAGACCATTAATCGAAGACATTTTCTCCAGCGCGAATGCAGCTAATTTATGCTCATGCTCGGTTATATTATCCAATCCAATTTCTTCTAGAAAATCAATTGCTGCCCCTAGGCCAATTGCTCCTGCAATAATCGGCGTCCCAGCTTCAAATTTCCAAGGAAGTTCTTTCCAAGTAGATTCATATAAACCAACAAAATCAATCATTTCACCGCCAAATTCAATTGGCTCCATATTTTCTAAAAGATGTTTCTTTCCATAAAGTACCCCAATTCCAGTTGGACCACACATTTTATGGGCAGAGAATCCAAGGAAATCACAATCCAAATCTTGCACATCAATTTTCACATGTGGAGCGCCTTGTGCAGCGTCTACTACAAGAACAGCCCCATTTTTATGGGCAATCGTAGCTATTTCCTTTATTGGATTAATGACACCAAGGACATTAGAAACATAAGCAATAGAAACTACTTTAGTTGCCGGCGTGATTGTGTTTTCCACATCTGCAATAGAAATCGTGCCATCTGCTTGAAGCGGCAAATATTTAAGTGTTGCTCCCGTTTTTTTGGCGACTTGCTGCCAAGGAATGATATTACTATGATGTTCCATCGGGGTGATGACTATTTCATCCCCCTCTTTCACATTTTCCATTGCATAGCTATGTGCAACTGTATTAAGTGCAGTGGTTGTTCCACGAGTAAAGATAATTTCCTCTATAGAAGAAGCTGAGATAAACTTTCTTACCTTCTCTCTCGCTCCTTCATATGCATCCGTTGCTCTAGTCCCTAAGGTATGAACACCACGATGAACATTGGAATTATACTCTCGGTAGTATTTTTCCAACGTTTCAATTACCTGAACAGGTTTCTGAGAAGTAGCTGCACTATCAAGATAAACCAATGGATGTCCGTTGACTTCTTGGTTTAAAATCGGAAAGTAAGAACGAATATGTTTGCTATCCATTATCTTACTTTCCTTTCAATTACCTCAACTAATTGCTTTTTCACACCTTCAATTGGCAATTGTTCTACAACTGGAGCTAAGAATCCGTGAATAACTAATCTTTCTGCTTCATGTTGTGGAATACCACGGCTCATTAAGTAATACAATTGTAAAGGATCCACTCTACCAACAGATGCAGCATGTCCTGCCGTTACATCATCTTCGTCAATTAATAGAATTGGGTTTGCATCGCCTCTTGCTTTTTCACTTAACATAAGAACACGAGATTCTTGCTCAGCGTTTGCTTTCGTAGCACCATGCTCAATTTTTCCAATACCATTGAAGATAGAAGAAGCTTTATCTTTCATTACACCATGTTTTAAGATATAGCCTTCAGAACTCTTACCATAGTGAACTACTTTTGTTGTGAAGTTTTGCTTTTGATCGCCACGACCAACCACTACTGATTTCGTGTCACCAAAAGATCCATCACCCATTAAGTACGTTGTATTATCAGAAATCGTATTACCGTCATTCATGAAGCCTAACGCCCATTCAATTTTCGCATCCCGTCCTGCAATACCACGACGGTTTACATAAGTAGTTACACCATGTGCTAAATTATCTACTGCACCATATTGAACTCTTGCATTTGCATTTGCAATTACTTCCGTTACAATATTGAACACTGCTTCTTCAGGATCAACTGTAGAAATATAGTTTTCTACATAAACAACAGAACTGTTGTCTTCCGCTACAACAATTACATGGTTAAAAAGGTTAGCTTCCTTATCATCATGTAAGAAAATAGCCTGAATTGGTTCTTCCACTACTACGTTTTTAGGAACATACAAGAATACTCCGCCATTTAGAAGAGCTGTATGCAATGCGGTTAATTTATGCTCATCTACTTTAACAGCTTCTTTCATAAAGTATTTTTGCAATAAATCACTATATTCTCTTGCAGCTGTGAATATATCAGTAAAAATCACGCCACTTTCTTTTAATTCATTCGAAACAGCTAAGAAAGTTGGACGGTTATTTCGTTGAATATAAAGAGTTTTATTTTTTTCTAAATCTATAAGTGCTTTCACTTCTTCTGGTAAATCATTTACATCTGAAAAATCTTCACTGCTTACAATATGTTTTTCAAATTGTGTAAAGTTCCAGTTTTTTATATTTGTTTTATCCGGTCTTGGCATTGGAAGAGCATCTGCTTGTTGTAATGCATTTACACGTAGCTCCGTTAGCCAAGAAGGTTCATTCATATCTTTCGAAAAAGAGGAAAGATACTCTTGGTCAAATGGTAATTTAATATCCGTTGTCATCTGTCAATCCTCCTAACAATTACGCTTCTTGTTCAACAGTTTCGTCTTCAATACCTAGCTCTTTCTTAATCCAATCATATCCTTCTGCTTCTAAGCGTTGAGCAAGTTCAGGACCACCAGATTTAACAATACGACCTTGCATCATTACGTGAACGTAGTCAGGAGTGATATAGTCTAGTAAACGTTGATAGTGAGTAATAATTAAGCAACCGAAATCTTCTTTACGCTCTTCACGCATTTTGTTAATTCCTTTTGAAACAACTTTCAACGCATCGATATCCAAACCAGAATCGATTTCATCTAGAATCGCAATTTTTGGATTTAACATCATCAATTGAAGAATTTCATTACGTTTTTTTTCTCCACCAGAGAAGCCTTCGTTTAAATAGCGTTGCGCCATATCTGGATCCATTTCTAGGTATTCCATGTTTTCATCCATTTTGCGGATAAATTTCATTAATGATATTTCATTACCTTCACCTAAACGGCTATTTAAAGCAGAACGTAAGAAGTCAGCATTTGTTACACCG from Niallia sp. FSL W8-0635 carries:
- the sufB gene encoding Fe-S cluster assembly protein SufB → MAKKMPEIGDYKYGFSDKDVSIFRSKRGLTKEIVEEISKMKAEPQWMLDFRLKSLEHFYKMPMPQWGGDLSALNFDEITYYVKPSEKTERSWDEVPDEIKQTFDKLGIPEAEQKYLAGVSAQYESEVVYHNMQEDLENMGIVFKDTDSALRENEDIFREHWATVIPPTDNKFAALNSAVWSGGSFIYVPKGIKVDTPLQAYFRINSENMGQFERTLIIVDEGASVHYVEGCTAPVYTTNSLHSAVVEIIIKKDAYCRYTTIQNWANNVYNLVTKRAVCDANATMEWIDGNIGSKLTMKYPAVILRGEGARGMTLSIALAGKGQHQDAGAKMLHLAPNTSSTIVSKSISKQGGKVTYRGIVHFGRKADGARSNIECDTLIMDNKSTSDTIPYNEILNDNISLEHEAKVSKVSEEQLFYLMSRGISEEEATEMIVMGFIEPFTKELPMEYAVEMNRLIKFEMEGSIG
- the sufU gene encoding Fe-S cluster assembly sulfur transfer protein SufU, with protein sequence MSFNNLDSLYRSVIMDHYKNPRNKGVLEGSLTVNMNNPTCGDRILLTMKIEDGVVVDTKFDGEGCSISMSSASMMTQAIKGKTVEQALKMSESFSEMIQGKDYADDIDMGDIEALQGVSKFPARIKCATLAWKAMEKGVNEGLDS
- a CDS encoding cysteine desulfurase, which codes for MDSKHIRSYFPILNQEVNGHPLVYLDSAATSQKPVQVIETLEKYYREYNSNVHRGVHTLGTRATDAYEGAREKVRKFISASSIEEIIFTRGTTTALNTVAHSYAMENVKEGDEIVITPMEHHSNIIPWQQVAKKTGATLKYLPLQADGTISIADVENTITPATKVVSIAYVSNVLGVINPIKEIATIAHKNGAVLVVDAAQGAPHVKIDVQDLDCDFLGFSAHKMCGPTGIGVLYGKKHLLENMEPIEFGGEMIDFVGLYESTWKELPWKFEAGTPIIAGAIGLGAAIDFLEEIGLDNITEHEHKLAAFALEKMSSINGLTIYGPQNANNRAGVITFNIEDVHPHDVATVLDAEGIAVRAGHHCAQPLMKWLNVSATARASFYLYNSEEDIDKLVEGIGKTKEYFSDVF
- the sufD gene encoding Fe-S cluster assembly protein SufD, encoding MTTDIKLPFDQEYLSSFSKDMNEPSWLTELRVNALQQADALPMPRPDKTNIKNWNFTQFEKHIVSSEDFSDVNDLPEEVKALIDLEKNKTLYIQRNNRPTFLAVSNELKESGVIFTDIFTAAREYSDLLQKYFMKEAVKVDEHKLTALHTALLNGGVFLYVPKNVVVEEPIQAIFLHDDKEANLFNHVIVVAEDNSSVVYVENYISTVDPEEAVFNIVTEVIANANARVQYGAVDNLAHGVTTYVNRRGIAGRDAKIEWALGFMNDGNTISDNTTYLMGDGSFGDTKSVVVGRGDQKQNFTTKVVHYGKSSEGYILKHGVMKDKASSIFNGIGKIEHGATKANAEQESRVLMLSEKARGDANPILLIDEDDVTAGHAASVGRVDPLQLYYLMSRGIPQHEAERLVIHGFLAPVVEQLPIEGVKKQLVEVIERKVR
- the sufC gene encoding Fe-S cluster assembly ATPase SufC codes for the protein MSQPKLVINDLHVSIEEKEIIKGLNLEVKGGEIHAIMGPNGTGKSTLSSAIMGHPKYEVTSGEVILDDEAVLEMEVDERARAGLFLAMQYPSEISGVTNADFLRSALNSRLGEGNEISLMKFIRKMDENMEYLEMDPDMAQRYLNEGFSGGEKKRNEILQLMMLNPKIAILDEIDSGLDIDALKVVSKGINKMREERKEDFGCLIITHYQRLLDYITPDYVHVMMQGRIVKSGGPELAQRLEAEGYDWIKKELGIEDETVEQEA